cttaggagcacaaaagctgacgtttcggacctagacccttcatcagaaaagagtctttgttatctcggattctccagcatctgcagctcccattatctctgacataatGAATGATGCTGTGTTTGCAATTCTTTTCTGTATTCGCAGTGCTACTTTCATCAAAGTATAAGACATTAGAGCCAATTGCACTTAATACATAATTGCTGGACCACAGAATTGGATTTTACAGGATAAGATGCATTGCGTTATCAGATCTCCAAGCTACTTCATGCAGAGTATGAACACAAATAATTTTCTCATTATTTCTAGGCTGGTTCACTAGTACTTGATCCAATGTGTGGATTAGGAACCATTTTACTGGAAGCTGCCAAAGAATGGCCTGTAAGTAATGTCTCAATACTAACTTCTGAATAGTTTGACTACCCCAGACATTTACAGTGTAGAGAAGGTAGGGTCTAAACCTTTGCTCTCTGAGAACATTAGGAGccctgtgtaaaaacaaaaaataataaataaaaaaattagccttgggagcaggagtaggtcagtCAGTGAGATCCAGTTGTAGTCTCAACTCAATTTTCTTCTCTCCTTCCATTAGCCCTTTcctcccttgtcaatcaaaaatctacctacctctgccCTGGATAATTTCAATGATCCAGCCTCTACTGCTTTCCAGGGGAGAGAATGCCACAGACTGTCAGCCCTCAGAGAAAGGTTCAGTTCACCACTGCCTTAAAAGGGAGACATCTTATTCGTAAACTGTGTCCCTTAATTCTAATATTCCCCCACCAGAGGGAAGGCCCTGAAgttatctaccctgtcaagtgcCCTTCATATTATTTCAAGAATTTGAAATATGTGCTGCTCTAAAACAACACCTGAATACTTTTTTTGTATACTTTGTAGTACTTGGGTGTCTTTTTATACTTCACAGTAATTAAACATTGCTAATCATGGATGAAGTATTGTAGTTATAATGCAGAAAATACTGAAGAGGTCTGATGAAAATCTTAATGAAAGTAATAGAGGAAATTATAACGATTTTTTTAACATCAGTCTTGGGAATAAAAGCCCATGATcaaaattgctgtatttattcTTCTGCTATGAAATAATATCAAAATTGTAGATCTAGGGGGCTCTAATATATTACTGAACATTGGAGTGCACACAAATAATCTGCCTCTTACTATGATAGTGTGTAGTTTATTCTCAAATTATACAGCAAAGCTGCttgaaatctaaaattaaaatgaaaaatactggaaatttCCAAGTTGGCAGCATCTGAAAGTGAGAAATTGAATCAGTGTTTCAGGTCAAAGACCTTTTTATAAAAGCCTCTTGCAAGTCCTACCTGACATACTGTGCATATACAgcaattcctgattttatttcaaCAAAATTCAAAGTCCTACTGGATCCCTCAAAATCTGCATTTATAttacagctgattttttttttcagtgcagAGCATGTTCCGAATTTTGGCTGTCATTATAATGAGATGCCTATCATATGTTTTCGTCACCTAAATGACAATTTttgggcaaataaatattttgatCTATTTGGCTTGAATTGTGTTGATGGAGACATGAGAACAAACTGCTTGCATACATTGACAGCAATAATGCTCGGCTTCAGACCCAAACAGGGAACGAAGGATACAGGATTTCAGATTTTAAGAAATCATGATTAAAACCTGTTCTACTTATCTATGAGCATTCCTGTCTTGATGTAGTTACCTTGACTGTTTTTTGTTGGTTCCCTAGACTGCATATTACCATGGAGTAGACAATACTGCCTCACAGTTGCAGATGGCATCTGCCAATGTGTGCTTTGCAAAACTGACCAACAGCATTGACCTAATGAGAGCTTCTGTGACAGGTAAAAGTTACCTCCTAACTTATGGGGCAATGCTAACAGAAATTCCTCATCCAATTCTGGAATGTTTGGTGTGTTTTTATATTATGTTAACTTCTGAGTGTGACTGATTACTTGAGGAAACTGCAGCATGATGGCTGGTCAAGCGGCATCTTTGGAACAGACTCTTTGTAATGTTGCCTCTGTTAAGAGGGATGTGTACTACTTTCCACCCTTTTACAAAGTGCAATCTAATGATGTTCCTATTTAGATTTAACTTGGATGTAATTAGGTTTAAATTGCATTTCTGAGGGCATCTTCCAGTTTCTTCAAATTGCCATTCAAAGTTTAGGTATATTAGATGATATTTCCCAGGCTTTATGGCATGAATTTCCTTTGCAGTTTGTAAGCATCCAATACAAATTTGTAGAGTTAACCCTCGTAGAGCTATGATAAATCCACAGTAGTAATTTCAATGAATAAGTTAGATCCTTACATTAAGCACACCTTTAACAAGTGCCCCAAATGTCTGGAAGGATAGGTAAGATAAATCCTTTTTGACTTACTCTACACAAGGAAGTTTAAATAATGCATACAGTGATCCTTGGGCTAGGAATGCATTTGAAGATGATTGGCTTCCCTGACCGATACACTTAATGCTTAATCATGTCCTTGTTTGTACTTTAAAAAGGCAGACACATTGAGGATAGAATATTCCTTATGTTTACTATCTATCTGATTTTTCTCTTAAAAGGAACACCAATATGTTCTATTAGCACTAatctaattaattaattattactATTGTTGATACCTTACACTGTACTTTAACAAAAAGTCATTTTAACTTGGATTTGTATTGATTATAAAAGAAGTGTTTGTCAAAGTTGAATCttgtttcactttaaaatgtGTAACTTTGGTTTACGTATTGCAGAATTGCCTCTGCTTACAGAAAGCATGAATGTAGTCATCTGTGACATTCCATttggaaaaaaatttaaaatttcacaGGATATGAAGACAATAATGCCATACATCCTCAAAGAGATGGTGAGGTAGGATTTGTCTCTTTTTGTTTTCCATATTAGATTTCATTTTTAGATTTCAGATAAAATTGGAATTGAGGAAGGGAGAAAAATTAATTACTGGAATGCCAAAGCACTTCTTTTAAATCCCATGTTGCTGAATTTTATCAGAAGCTGAAATCCTGCCACCAGGGCCAAAAACAAGAAATAAACCCATGACAGGCAGTGGTAGGAACTGAGTCAGCATATTACTGACAATGACCAATTTAAATGTCCATTTTAAGAATGGCAGCTCACGTCTAAGAGCTGCTGACCCAGTTAGGGCTGGTAACTCAGCAGTACCACCGCTAACAGTGGTGAATTTGATTGTGTAGGATGAGGACTTGCTGATGGATGGATATCCTGCACAAATGATAAACAGAGTCTGGCATATAAGGACAAGGTGTTTTGTCAAATATTGTTCTTTTGAAATACAGAATATCGGTGGATCTTGTGTGCACAAATAAAATCTATATTTCTCAACAACTTCTGGGCAGTTAGTGGCTTAGTGACAACCTAATTGGATTAGTGAACTCCCATGATCTGAGGAAGCAAGTTCAAATCCTAATACCACagctaatggaatttaaattcaattaataaacctgGAACTGAAAGCTCTGTAATGTTGACTGTGACAACGATCGTTAACATTTgtaacccatttggttcacacaCGTTCTTGAGGGAACCttgctcacctggtctggcctatatgtaagTCCACAGCCACAGTAGTATGGTTGACTCTCTTAGTTGCTCTCAGAAATGGTTGAGCAAATCACTGTGTTCGATGGGCAATCAGAAATGGGCAAAAAATTACCTTGCTGGTAacacacattccatgaacaaatatacatgtaaaaaaaattctggtttAAAGCTCATTTAGAATTAGTTTCATAATGTGCTGATGATGATGAAATTATAACCCCATCTGGCAAAGTAAAATCTAATATCAAATAGTctgtttgatttgtttttttttaatttgaaactgCTGTTTAATTTAATAAGACTACTACCAGATTACCTCCCTGCTGTTTCTTCCATTGCATggtcaggctgagacccttcaggAGGACCATCTCCTTCAACTCAGACAGTCCTCATGCTAATGTTCCCATCGTGGTACTAGTTAAATCCAAGAGATTATGCTGTGTGACTTAGTCAGAAACCTGATGGTTTCCCCTTGACATTTTTTACTTTTGTTCTTGGTCGCAAATGGCATAAGGGACAGAGTGACTATCTGACAAACTCATCGAACTTGCTTAATGTGTCTTGTAGCTTTCCCTCATATTGCACCCATCATACTATAAGGGTGTGGATATGGCAGACGCACGTTTAGGCACATGTTAAGCAGCCTCACTGTCATAGAGGATAGAATTTCCTGAGCATTGCAGTAGTTGAGCCAATTGCAAATTTGAGATCAGTTGAAAACCAGGAGGTGAAATTCATGCCATAATCAGATTAAGTTCGGTGTTCTGTTATGAGCAAACTGAAACCAAATGTTCCTCAGatgattttttgaaaaaagtttCTAAATCTCTCCTTAAAGCTTTTGCTCAAATTCAGCATAGTCAATTCACTCTGCACCTAATATGTGTCATCCACTTGTTTTAAAACAGGGTGCTTAGCATTGGTGGGACCCTTGTACTACTACTTAGCCAAGAACTCTCACTACTGATGCAGCAATGGCAGAAATTGAAGAGTCACCcaaatgacaaaggaaatattGCTGTCTGGCAGAATCCAGATACAACACCAAAGGATACAGATCCAGTTGAACATATTGACGTGCAGCCCATATCAGTTGAAAAAGAGCAGTCTGATGTTAAAACACAGATTTTTGCCTCTCTAGTGCCAACAGGTATCTTCCAAGTGAGTCTTGGTGTTACAGAAGCTGCTATACACAGATACAAGAAAATTCTAATATCATGAGCTAATGTTTTGCTAGTGACTGAGATGTTGTACAAGTCTGTCATGGACTGTGCAAGATTCAAAGTGAGAGCACATTTTTATCAAAATAAGTCAGTAAGTTATTGATTCAGTCATAGAGACTTTCTCTGGATAAATGAGTTAAACTCATTTGACTGTTGGGCAAGCTCATTGACATCAAGCCTGGATCAATTCACTTCTCAGGTTTTGTTTAAAGACGCCCGTGCCTCACCCTGCCCTTAATGATCTATGAGCGATGTGCTTATGATACAGTCAAAGATTTGTGCAAACAGTTCTTAGTCATTTGGCTAAATAGATTAGGAAAAAGTGGGTAAATGATCAGTCTTAGAGGTGAGAAGTCTAGTAGAGTGGGCTGTATGTTTCATTATGTGGGCTGGACCAGAATTCTCTGCTGCTCCTCCTAGCTCTCTCTGAAATTTCAGAACTTAGCTTCTCAGCCACCTTCATCTGCTAGTATTTGATACCACATTTTGAACAAGCATCAGCCTCGTGAAACCAAGTTAAAGTTACTGTTGGGATTTGATAATTATTGTCATTTGATCAATATTCTGAATCTCATTGAGACCCTTATCTACTGGGGGCAAGAGTTTGACTCGAATGCCCAAAGCATACAATTTAAAATGGCGTATGGCCTAAGGCCACTAAGAAGATGTGAACATCATGATGCCACGAACTTGAGCCCACAGGTTGCAGCAAGTAAAGTTCCAAGTTTCAGTCCATCAGCCATGATAGGCGGCCACCAATATGTGACTGTGGGGTAATTACATAattaggagtagaccattcagccccttgagcctgctctgccatttaatataatcatgactgatctgcttTTGGCCTTAGCCCCACTTTTGTGTTTGCTCTCCAAAACCCTTCggcccattactaattaaatatATGTCCaactcctcaaatttattcagtgcctCGGCATCAGCCGCACTCTGAGTCATGAATTTCGCAGATTCAGCACCCTTTGATacaagtaatttctcctcatctctgttttatcTGCTTCCTTTATTCTAAAACCATTACCCcttgttctagattgtcccacaaagggaaacagttGCATATGTCTACTTCGTCAATACCCTGTAGGATCTCAATGACACTTTTGGATCGTGCACAGTAAGCAATGAGACTGAATGAATGAAAACCAGCAGTGTTTAGTTcaattttttcttttaaagtgtAAGATGTTATAGGATAACACATCTTGTACGGAAGAGTTAAAATAGAATGGGATAAGAGATGGTTTGAATGAAGTGATCCAAGTCTTAatgtaacagtgataatgggaactgcagacgctggagaatccaaataacaaagtgtggagctgggtgaacacagcaggccaagcagcatctcaggagcacaaaagctgatgtttcgggcctagactcttcttcagagagcCTTAATGTACTTTGATGAAAGTTTATATAATTAATACTAGTTGTAATACTGTTTGTAAGCTGCACATTATGGCCTGAAGTTGTCATGATCTGCCAGCAGTCTAAGGGGGAAATACACTGTACAATATTAGTGGAAGCTGTTCTGGAGACTCAATAATATCAAGAAATTGTGATAACCTTAATGATTTATCTAAGAAAACTGAAAAGAATGTTATCAAACACTTCGGATCAATTTTCAAGGATGTGAAAATGTGTTGAATCAACAGGTACAGTGTTTTGTTCGTTTATGCTTGTGTTGTGTCATTTGATCGCATTTGTATGTTCAGCAATGCAAATGTGACCAGCTGAACACAGTTTCTTTTGAACAATTTTAACTTGATGTTTTAGGAGTGAAGACAGATTTTACCAAATGATTTGTTGTTTGATCTCTCCTTTATAAACAAACTGCATTATGAGTAGTACACAAGCATCTAAGGAGCCTCCAACACTTAATGATTAATAACATCAGTTTATCCAAGTGCAGGACATACTATTGCCTTGTCATTAGAGGAAAAGTCAAATTAATATTTTCTAGTTCTATTAATGATGGGATCACACTGTATTGCTAGTAGCACAGTTGAAACAGCCTACAAATTAGTAAATGCACTCTTTTAATGTTATTGTTAAAGGCATTTTGAAGAAGCCACCACAGCTTTCCTTTTGAGGTGTTTTATTTTCATCAGTATGTTCTTCTCAATTATTTAAATGACTGTGTCATTGAATTTCCACATGTGACATGAAGGGAGATACCATATCCTTGAGATCTGGCTTGTCCACAGAACACTGGTTGAAAGAAATGCTGGGCTTTCCCCTTATCAAAGCAGCCTACCAAAGGTTTGACTGTAGCTTTTTTCCACTTTAGTGCCTCTTGTTTCACTGCGTTGGTTCATCCATGGTGATACCTCTGTAATCGTACACTATTACAGTATGATTTATGgcacagtgcttagcactgctgcctcacagcaccagggacccaggttcgattccggcctttggtatctgtctgtgtggagtttgtacattctccctgtggctgcgtgggtttcctgtgggtgctccggtttcctcccacagtccagagatgtgcaggttaggtagattggccgtgctaaatcgcccgtagtgttcaggatgggtagcttaggtgggttatagggcgaatgggtctgggtgggatgcacctgAGGCtctgtgtggactttttgggccaaaaggcctgtttccacacagtagggattctaattctaatatttATCTCGGCCTGTAACTGAATTTCATCGTGTATAGCAGTTTAGATATAATGTGAATACAAGTTTATGTTATTTTAGCTAGGTATGAATGGCTAAACAAAGTATTATTTATCTTGTGCCTGttcatctttaaaaaaaagtggtgatATTTTGTTAATGATATACAGTTGTAACATGTCTTCGCAAGAAGTTATTACTGTATGTTTTAATATGAAAAGAACATTTCTTTGTACAATGGTTTCCAaacatgctttttttttattttaattcagttaTCAGATGTGGACACCTCTGGTTGGaccagtatttgttgtccatccttggttgccattgagaaggtgattgtgagctgCCGCCTTTAACCACTGCCATTCATGTGTCTCATTCCCGTGCATTGAGCTGAATAAGCCACTAGAGGTCACCAGATACTGATCTTCTCGACAATCCGTGACCCAGCCACTTAATTCAGACAAAAATGAATCATTAAAAAACACAACAATTTTAGACAAATGCTATTTTTGTGCACAAAGATGTAGAAAAGtaaaccattttttaaaaggCCTGGCATATCATGGCTCAGAGACTAGTCAAAAATTGGTTGTGACAGCTGACAGACAGGTTGCACAGAATAGAGGAAACCTGGGGAATGGATAACATCTTAAAATCCCCCAAATGGAGCACAAATTGAGACAACAGCACACAAACATTTGATTTCTGCTGCCTGAGTGCAAAAACCCACATTTCCATCCCAGCCCTCCCTTCCCAAGTTTGCTCTTTCCTCTAGTGAATTCCTTTCAGAATTCTTGTCCTTGTCCTCACAACAGCTATTCTTGATTATGCCCAGCACTCCCATCTGGGGAATTTTAAGACCAGGGCGCTGGCTCAGtgtttagtactgctgcctcacagcaccagggacgcgggttcgattccatcctcgagcgactgcctgtgtgggttttctctgggcgCTCTAGTTTCCACctacagtctaaaaatgtgcaggctaggtggattggccttgctaaattgcccataatgttcagggatgtgtagattagctgggttttgagggataggtctgggtgggatgctctgaggggcagtgtggactttgaacatagaacatagaaaagtacagcatagtacaggcccttcggcccatgatgttgtgctgtggaataatcctaatccaaaaataaaataacctaacctacattcccctcaattcactgctgtccatgtgcatgtccagcagtcgcttaagtgtcactaatgactctgcttccatgactaccactggcaaagtattccatgcgctcacaactctctgggtgaagaacctccctctgacatctcctctatagcttcctcctaacaccttaaaactatgaaccctcgtggcagtcaatcctgccctggggaaaagtctctggctatcaactctatccatgcctctcattaccttgtacaccacttgttgggctgaagggcgtgttGCCACATGAGAGGGGTTTTTTGATGATCTTATCCATTATTTGGTTCCAGAATAGTACCTATTCTTTACTTTTCATCTACCCACTCTCAGTTTCACTATCAATTTTTGATCAATCTTTGAACTGTATCCCAGGTCTCTGGAGTGCTTCTCCACAGTTTgcttgttctcattggagagaaggaggctaagaggggatttcatagaggcatacaagatgatcagtggattagatagggtggacagtgagagtctttttccgaggatgatgacttcagcttgcacAAGGaggcacagctacacattgaggggtgatagatttaagacagatgtcagaggcagggtctttacttagagagtggtaagtgtgtggaatgccctgcctgccaatgtagttaactcagccacattaggggcatttaaacagcccttggataagcatatggttgacgatgggatagtgtaggggaatgggcttagattagttcagaggttggcgcaacatggagggccgaagggcctgttctgcgctgttctatgtcctatgttcagTAACTCCATccacttaaaaaaaaagtcctttcGAATATCCTGTCTGTTCACTCTTGCTTCTGATCTTCCTCTTTCCCAGCCATCTTCCTACTTATTGTTACATTTCCATCCTTTTAACAATAGGATAACAATTAAGTTAGGGTGAATTGGGAGCAGATTGCTCCTTGGGGTTGAGGGAGTGTGGAATAAGGGGAGTGAAGTTAATGTTGTTGTTAACATAGAGAAATTTGTTGCAAATTTACTAAATAGAGATTGTCTACAGACTATTTGCATGTGAATTTTGAAGTCTGAACTCTGGCTGgttattttgtttcctttccctCCCTAGCTGTTTATTTACTGTGCTGGTGGCTTATCACACCAGTCCCCTAAAGAATATCCTTGGGGCGGCACCTCAGGTGAAGGGACGTACACCTACTGCTCACCTCTTTGACTACCTCCATCCACACCTAATGATCTAATTGGCAAGAGGAGGCTTGGAAAACAGACATGGTCAGGTTCACCCTCAGTGGGTTTGCAAATGCACAGGGCAACAACAAACTCGCCAGGAACTGTTAGACTCATTTTTCTTGAAGTTCATTCACTTTGGTAGGCACTTCCTAGCAATGTGCAAGTAGATTATGGAGTCCAGCTTGCATTCTGAGGATGAAGCTGACTAACGGGTAAAACCGTGCTAGCTGCCTTCACAGCCTTATCTACTGTGCATATGGTAAAGAGGATTGATGCAGAGATCCAGCTCCGAAGAGGTGAGGGGCCCTAACACGCCCTCGGAACCGAGGGATCAGCTCACTCAACATGTCTGAGCGTCCGTACTTCCGGAGGCTTTGCTTCTCTGATCGGGACACTGTAGTAGGTAGCTGCTGCCTCCTGGAATAAGATCTCCTTCCCAGTGGAGTCACATCACCTGTGGCTGTCAAGGTAGCTATCTGTGGGGGGACTTGCTGGCTCTTGTATGGAAAAATGGATGTAGCTACATTGGTGAGTAACTATGTGGCACGGCGTGAGACAGCACAAGGATAGTGTGTGTTGACTGTTGAGTTGAGCACATAAATGGATGTAAGGAGGCCCCTGAGGAGAGGGCAGCTGCGCAAAGTGCATTCCTCTGAGGAGTGCTGATTGGAAGAAGGCTGGGAAACCACTCCTCTAAAGAATATCCTTGGGGCGGCACCTCAGGTGAAGGGACACACTCCTACTGCTCACCTCTTTGGCCACCTCCATCCACACCTAATGGtctatctcttttttttctcccaatCCTTGGCAAGCTTCAGTCCCTCAGCAAGACTTCCAGGTAAGAATCCGAGAGACTGGGGGCCAGTCTTCCCATGTCCCATTTCCAATCCTGGCATTGCGGAAACCATAGGAACCAATGTTCAGTTGAACAATTCTGACCCCAGCCAGGGTCCCTTATtaatttaaaatctttctttggataggtatggagggatatggaccaaactcGGGCAAATGCAGCTAGATTAATTTTGAAAACTGGATGGCATGGGaaagctgggctgaagggcctgttttcatgttgtGGTCCTTTACGACAGATTCACCGCGTCATCGTGTCCTCCCCTCAGCAGCTGCATAACCAGTATCAGGAATTTAATGCTTTGGCTGACATCAAGAGCCACTGCACTGACAGCACAGGTGTTCTGATTTCTTACCAGACTCCCGACTGTGAGCAAATCTGCTGCAATAAAGTTCTGCCCTTTATGCTGCTTCATACAATTTAACCATTTTTGGAGTGATTATTGTGGGCGAGCAAACATTCCAAAATGGCCTCTAAGAGGCCAATATCAAACACAAAGAAAGGTTCAAGCAGCTTTGCAGTCTGCTGAGATGGTGGTTTCCTCAGCTGATCTTTCTGACATCTTGAACGTTACAACATGTGGCCATCCTGAATTCCATCTCCTCATCTCAGGGCAATAGCTCAAAGCACCAGGTCACCAACTGGGTAAACACTTGTCTCCATGCTGAATGGTATGGTCACACTAGCCCACTGCATATATCCCTCTCTGTCCATGTGAGGCTTAGgaatttctcttttttaaaatttttttctgtatttctacTTTCTGCTGTATAACCTTTGTGTATACTTGCAAGGCAAACACCAGGGTTGGGGAGGAAAAACTCTCAACCCATTATACTGAGGTAATAAAGCTTCCCATGTGTGAATCTTGGCTCAAAATAAATATCATGACTGTGACCCTGTGAAATGCTCACTGCATTAAAAGTACTGTATTAAATGATGGCTATTGTCAGTATGTTATCTATATTTAGATTTGTGTTCCTTAATTTTGCCCAGTGCAGTAATTCTGTCCCCATCTCTCCTTGATTCTGTACTGAATACTCACTGTTCCTAAATGTACTTGATTTGACCTTTAGTGTAGCGTAATGGGCTCACTTGATTTGACCACGGTTTTGTATATCTTCGCCCTTCAAATGTCAATAATCCAAAAACACAAGTTGTAATTTTGAAACTTCAAAGGTGCAGCAGGAAACAGGGGTAAATGCCTCCAGCTTCCCACACCTAATTATACATTCCAGTAAACCTCCATAAGGGCTTCCCATTCATGTGCAATCCACCTGCTATTCTCAAACTGAGAATTTATCTGGCAAATCAAAACCCACATTTCATGGTTGGTTTAATGACGGGTGCAGTATATCCTAACTACTGAGTATTCTTAATAGAATTATTTAAGGAAAACCGTAACAAAAGAACTGATTAATCTTCTTCTTCCCAACTTCCTTAACATGATTGATTGGAATTATATAAGTTTCTGCTGTGCAGCATATTTTTTCAAGGGGCTTGTACTGGATTTATTAACAGTTTCTAATCAACCAGAATGTTAAATGCTAAGTTCCAGTCATGATGTTGGGCAGATTGAGGAGGTAAGAATACTATGTTCATTGAAGATTTTagttttaatcagcctgttcagagatatcatgACATGTCTGGggtagttgggacttgaacccaagaaCCCTCTTGAAGTTATTAGATGCCATTATTGGTGTGGAGTACAGCCATAGGTTAATGGGGAAGCATGGGATTAATGGCCAAATGCACTTCCTCAGCTATACTAATGCATGTGATCACCTCACATGAATGTAATACAAAATGATAAAAGAAAAGTGTGTCTTTCTGTTGTTTATTGACTTGAAATGCAAATGGCCAGCATGTGTTATTTACCCATTGCCAAATCTCTCAAGATACACTGCTATAATTCACCAGGTCCCTAATaaaagcaccttccaagcctgtgATCCCTTACACATAGAAGGAGAAGAGCAATAGACATagaggaacaccaccaccatcagCTAGTTCCTCTTCAAGACACAACATCCTTGCCTGAACAAA
Above is a window of Stegostoma tigrinum isolate sSteTig4 chromosome 4, sSteTig4.hap1, whole genome shotgun sequence DNA encoding:
- the thumpd2 gene encoding THUMP domain-containing protein 2 isoform X3, whose protein sequence is MLQKYVIGESSEWLNIVAKWKSLQDLNKEEERISDNTRTGIKRPAQQESGETRKRSKLELGESPVTDFNESPTGPHNTHSLIEECYQSKSPTQMPSSPDELLNSKGQGAASSMHFRVSCRCSGKIAKMITSQELGRAIGVALSRQMGWKAELRNPVLEVYVHISDVHYVVGIPIVRLPLARRDYIKSAGLRSTVAWAMAYLADIKAGSLVLDPMCGLGTILLEAAKEWPTAYYHGVDNTASQLQMASANVCFAKLTNSIDLMRASVTELPLLTESMNVVICDIPFGKKFKISQDMKTIMPYILKEMVRVLSIGGTLVLLLSQELSLLMQQWQKLKSHPNDKGNIAVWQNPDTTPKDTDPVEHIDVQPISVEKEQSDVKTQIFASLVPTGIFQVSLGVTEAAIHRYKKILIS